In the genome of Salmo trutta chromosome 18, fSalTru1.1, whole genome shotgun sequence, one region contains:
- the LOC115153334 gene encoding mitogen-activated protein kinase kinase kinase kinase 3 isoform X5: MSSCVDLSRRNPQEDFELIQRIGSGTYGDVYKARNVNTGELAAIKVIKLEPGEDFEVVQQEIIMMKDCKHSNIVAYFGSYLRRDKLWISMEFCGGGSLQDIYHVTGPLSESQIAYMSRETLQGLYYLHNKGKMHRDIKGANILLTDNGYVKLADFGVSAQITATLAKRKSFIGTPYWMAPEVAAVERKGGYNQLCDIWAVGITAIELAELQPPMFDLHPMRALFLMTKSNFQPPKLKDKVKWGNNFHHFVKLSLTKNPKKRPTAEKLLQHPFVSQPLSRTLAIELLDKSNNPDHTTYNDFDDDDPEPESPVSVPHRIRSTSRSTREGKTLSEINFGQVKFDPPLRKETEPHHEPDLQLEYGQESPSLMGGNKSLLKSVEEELKQRGHMTHLETDDDDGGDDGDETQHKHSTIMRPKVPPPLPPKPKSICLPQESPSQGEDDGGGTIKRCPIPESPARTSSSNVPPRPPPPRLPPHRRSSLGNGLNSHQNGEKDSATERQSTMPPSVPIRKDKKDITKPISNGLPPTPKVHMGACFSKVFNGCPLKIHCATSWINPDTRDQYLIFGAEEGIYTLNLNELHETSMEQLFPRRCTWLYVMNNCLLSISGKASQLYSHNLAGLFEHARQMQKLPMAIPTHKLPDKMIPRKFAISNKIPDTKGCQKCCVVRNPYTGHKYLCGAFQSSVVLLEWVEPMQKFMLIKNIDFPLPCPLEVFEMLVVPDQQYPLICVAVSKGMELSQVVRFGTVNPNSTSSWFTEADTPQTCVIHVTQLERDTILVCLDRCIKIVNLQGRLKSSRKLSAELTFNFQIEAIVCLQDSVLAFWRHGMQGRSFKTNEITQEISDNTRIFSLLGSDRVVVLESRPTDNPTAASNLYILAGHENSY, translated from the exons GTGAGGACTTTGAGGTGGTGCAACAGGAGATCATCATGATGAAAGACTGCAAACACTCCAACATTGTGGCCTACTTCGGCAGCTATCTCAG GAGGGATAAATTATGGATCAGCATGGAGTTCTGTGGAGGAGGATCTCTGCAGGATATTTATCATG TGACTGGGCCTCTGTCTGAGTCTCAGATTGCGTATATGTCACGGGAAACCCTTCAG GGTTTGTACTATCTCCACAACAAAGGCAAAATGCACAGAGACATTAAG GGAGCAAATATTCTATTGACCGACAACGGCTATGTGAAACTAG CTGACTTTGGTGTATCAGCACAGATCACTGCCACGCTGGCTAAGAGGAAGTCCTTCATTGGAACACCATACTG GATGGCTCCAGAGGTGGCAGCCGTGGAGAGGAAGGGGGGCTACAACCAGCTGTGTGATATATGGGCCGTGGGCATCACAGCTATCGAGCTTGCCGAGCTGCAGCCTCCGATGTTCGACCTGCACCCTATGAG GGCCCTTTTCTTGATGACAAAGAGTAATTTCCAGCCACCCAAATTGAAAGACAAAGTGAAATG GGGAAATAATTTCCATCATTTTGTCAAATTGTCCCTGACGAAAAATCCCAAGAAGAGGCCAACAGCAGAGAAACTATTACAG CACCCGTTTGTGTCACAGCCTCTCAGTCGAACCCTGGCCATCGAACTGCTGGACAAATCCAACAACCCAGACCACACCACATACAACGACTTTGACGATGACGACCCAGAACCAGAG TCTCCAGTGTCTGTTCCCCATCGGATTCGCTCCACCAGCAGGAGCACCAGGGAAGGGAAGACGCTGTCTGAGATCAACT TTGGCCAGGTGAAGTTTGACCCTCCGCTGAGGAAGGAGACAGAGCCCCATCATGAGCCG GACCTTCAACTGGAGTATGGACAGGAATCTCCAAGCCTAATGGGAGGAAACAA GAGTCTTCTCAAATCAGTGGAGGAGGAGCTTAAGCAGAG GGGTCACATGACACATTTAGAGaccgatgatgatgatggtggtgatgatggtgatgaaacTCAACA CAAACACAGTACCATCATGAGGCCCAAAGTCCCACCCCCACTGCCCCCCAAG CCCAAGTCCATCTGTCTGCCCCAGGAGAGCCCGTCCCAGGGAGAGGATGATGGAGGGGGGACCATCAAGCGCTGCCCCATACCCGAGAGCCCTGCCCGAACCTCCTCCTCAAACGTACCCCCACGCCCTCCACCCCCACGCCTGCCCCCCCACAGACGCAGTAGCCTAG GTAATGGGTTGAACTCTCACCAGAATGGAGAGAAGGACAGCGCTACAGAGAGGCAGTCCACCATGCCCCCTAGTGTCCCCATACGGAAAGACAAGAAGGACATTACG AAGCCTATCAGTAATGGCCTCCCACCCACACCCAAGGTCCAT ATGGGGGCCTGTTTCTCCAAGGTGTTCAACGGCTGCCCGTTGAAAATCCACTGTGCCACGTCCTGGATCAACCCAGACACCAGAG ACCAATATCTGATATTTGGTGCCGAGGAGGGAATCTACACTTTAAACCTGAACGAACTACACGAGACGTCCATGGAGCAG CTCTTTCCCCGCCGGTGCACTTGGCTTTATGTTATGAACAACTGCCTGCTCTCTATATCTG GAAAAGCCTCCCAGCTCTACTCTCATAACTTAGCTGGTCTATTTGAGCATGCCCGGCAAATGCAGAAGTTACCCATGGCCATTCCCACACACAAACTCCCAGACAAAATGATTCCAAG GAAGTTTGCCATATCCAATAAGATTCCAGACACAAAAGGGTGCCAAAAGTGCTGCGTGG TGAGGAATCCCTACACGGGTCACAAGTACCTGTGTGGAGCGTTCCAGTCCAGTGTGGTTCTGCTGGAGTGGGTGGAGCCCATGCAGAAGTTTATGCTCATCAAG AACATCGACTTCCCCCTGCCCTGTCCTCTGGAGGTGTTTGAGATGCTGGTGGTGCCGGATCAGCAGTACCCGCTCATCTGTGTGGCCGTCAGCAAGGGCATGGAGCTCAGCCAAGTGGTCCGCTTCGGCACGGTCAACCCCAACTCAACCTCCTCCTGGTTCACAGAGGCCG ATACGCCCCAGACTTGTGTCATCCACGTCACCCAGTTGGAGAGGGACACCATCTTAGTTTGTCTGGACA GGTGTATAAAGATAGTGAACCTACAAGGAAGGTTGAAGTCAAGCAGGAAGTTGTCTGCTGAGCTGACGTTTAACTTCCAGATCGAGGCAATAG TGTGTCTCCAAGATAGTGTTCTGGCATTTTGGAGGCATGGCATGCAAGGGCGGAGTTTCAAGACCAATGAG ATCACCCAGGAGATCTCTGATAACACGCGGATCTTCAGCCTGCTTGGATCTGACAG AGTGGTGGTGCTGGAAAGCAGGCCGACAGACAACCCCACAGCAGCCAGCAACCTCTACATCCTGGCTGGACACGAGAACAGCTACTGA
- the LOC115153334 gene encoding mitogen-activated protein kinase kinase kinase kinase 3 isoform X4, translated as MSSCVDLSRRNPQEDFELIQRIGSGTYGDVYKARNVNTGELAAIKVIKLEPGEDFEVVQQEIIMMKDCKHSNIVAYFGSYLRRDKLWISMEFCGGGSLQDIYHVTGPLSESQIAYMSRETLQGLYYLHNKGKMHRDIKGANILLTDNGYVKLADFGVSAQITATLAKRKSFIGTPYWMAPEVAAVERKGGYNQLCDIWAVGITAIELAELQPPMFDLHPMRALFLMTKSNFQPPKLKDKVKWGNNFHHFVKLSLTKNPKKRPTAEKLLQHPFVSQPLSRTLAIELLDKSNNPDHTTYNDFDDDDPEPESPVSVPHRIRSTSRSTREGKTLSEINFGQVKFDPPLRKETEPHHEPPDSEPFLDCAEELYYTARSNLDLQLEYGQESPSLMGGNKSLLKSVEEELKQRGHMTHLETDDDDGGDDGDETQHKHSTIMRPKVPPPLPPKPKSICLPQESPSQGEDDGGGTIKRCPIPESPARTSSSNVPPRPPPPRLPPHRRSSLGNGLNSHQNGEKDSATERQSTMPPSVPIRKDKKDITKPISNGLPPTPKVHMGACFSKVFNGCPLKIHCATSWINPDTRDQYLIFGAEEGIYTLNLNELHETSMEQLFPRRCTWLYVMNNCLLSISGKASQLYSHNLAGLFEHARQMQKLPMAIPTHKLPDKMIPRKFAISNKIPDTKGCQKCCVVRNPYTGHKYLCGAFQSSVVLLEWVEPMQKFMLIKNIDFPLPCPLEVFEMLVVPDQQYPLICVAVSKGMELSQVVRFGTVNPNSTSSWFTEADTPQTCVIHVTQLERDTILVCLDRCIKIVNLQGRLKSSRKLSAELTFNFQIEAIVCLQDSVLAFWRHGMQGRSFKTNEITQEISDNTRIFSLLGSDRVVVLESRPTDNPTAASNLYILAGHENSY; from the exons GTGAGGACTTTGAGGTGGTGCAACAGGAGATCATCATGATGAAAGACTGCAAACACTCCAACATTGTGGCCTACTTCGGCAGCTATCTCAG GAGGGATAAATTATGGATCAGCATGGAGTTCTGTGGAGGAGGATCTCTGCAGGATATTTATCATG TGACTGGGCCTCTGTCTGAGTCTCAGATTGCGTATATGTCACGGGAAACCCTTCAG GGTTTGTACTATCTCCACAACAAAGGCAAAATGCACAGAGACATTAAG GGAGCAAATATTCTATTGACCGACAACGGCTATGTGAAACTAG CTGACTTTGGTGTATCAGCACAGATCACTGCCACGCTGGCTAAGAGGAAGTCCTTCATTGGAACACCATACTG GATGGCTCCAGAGGTGGCAGCCGTGGAGAGGAAGGGGGGCTACAACCAGCTGTGTGATATATGGGCCGTGGGCATCACAGCTATCGAGCTTGCCGAGCTGCAGCCTCCGATGTTCGACCTGCACCCTATGAG GGCCCTTTTCTTGATGACAAAGAGTAATTTCCAGCCACCCAAATTGAAAGACAAAGTGAAATG GGGAAATAATTTCCATCATTTTGTCAAATTGTCCCTGACGAAAAATCCCAAGAAGAGGCCAACAGCAGAGAAACTATTACAG CACCCGTTTGTGTCACAGCCTCTCAGTCGAACCCTGGCCATCGAACTGCTGGACAAATCCAACAACCCAGACCACACCACATACAACGACTTTGACGATGACGACCCAGAACCAGAG TCTCCAGTGTCTGTTCCCCATCGGATTCGCTCCACCAGCAGGAGCACCAGGGAAGGGAAGACGCTGTCTGAGATCAACT TTGGCCAGGTGAAGTTTGACCCTCCGCTGAGGAAGGAGACAGAGCCCCATCATGAGCCG CCTGACTCTGAGCCGTTTTTGGACTGTGCAGAAGAGCTGTACTACACTGCGAGATCTAATCTG GACCTTCAACTGGAGTATGGACAGGAATCTCCAAGCCTAATGGGAGGAAACAA GAGTCTTCTCAAATCAGTGGAGGAGGAGCTTAAGCAGAG GGGTCACATGACACATTTAGAGaccgatgatgatgatggtggtgatgatggtgatgaaacTCAACA CAAACACAGTACCATCATGAGGCCCAAAGTCCCACCCCCACTGCCCCCCAAG CCCAAGTCCATCTGTCTGCCCCAGGAGAGCCCGTCCCAGGGAGAGGATGATGGAGGGGGGACCATCAAGCGCTGCCCCATACCCGAGAGCCCTGCCCGAACCTCCTCCTCAAACGTACCCCCACGCCCTCCACCCCCACGCCTGCCCCCCCACAGACGCAGTAGCCTAG GTAATGGGTTGAACTCTCACCAGAATGGAGAGAAGGACAGCGCTACAGAGAGGCAGTCCACCATGCCCCCTAGTGTCCCCATACGGAAAGACAAGAAGGACATTACG AAGCCTATCAGTAATGGCCTCCCACCCACACCCAAGGTCCAT ATGGGGGCCTGTTTCTCCAAGGTGTTCAACGGCTGCCCGTTGAAAATCCACTGTGCCACGTCCTGGATCAACCCAGACACCAGAG ACCAATATCTGATATTTGGTGCCGAGGAGGGAATCTACACTTTAAACCTGAACGAACTACACGAGACGTCCATGGAGCAG CTCTTTCCCCGCCGGTGCACTTGGCTTTATGTTATGAACAACTGCCTGCTCTCTATATCTG GAAAAGCCTCCCAGCTCTACTCTCATAACTTAGCTGGTCTATTTGAGCATGCCCGGCAAATGCAGAAGTTACCCATGGCCATTCCCACACACAAACTCCCAGACAAAATGATTCCAAG GAAGTTTGCCATATCCAATAAGATTCCAGACACAAAAGGGTGCCAAAAGTGCTGCGTGG TGAGGAATCCCTACACGGGTCACAAGTACCTGTGTGGAGCGTTCCAGTCCAGTGTGGTTCTGCTGGAGTGGGTGGAGCCCATGCAGAAGTTTATGCTCATCAAG AACATCGACTTCCCCCTGCCCTGTCCTCTGGAGGTGTTTGAGATGCTGGTGGTGCCGGATCAGCAGTACCCGCTCATCTGTGTGGCCGTCAGCAAGGGCATGGAGCTCAGCCAAGTGGTCCGCTTCGGCACGGTCAACCCCAACTCAACCTCCTCCTGGTTCACAGAGGCCG ATACGCCCCAGACTTGTGTCATCCACGTCACCCAGTTGGAGAGGGACACCATCTTAGTTTGTCTGGACA GGTGTATAAAGATAGTGAACCTACAAGGAAGGTTGAAGTCAAGCAGGAAGTTGTCTGCTGAGCTGACGTTTAACTTCCAGATCGAGGCAATAG TGTGTCTCCAAGATAGTGTTCTGGCATTTTGGAGGCATGGCATGCAAGGGCGGAGTTTCAAGACCAATGAG ATCACCCAGGAGATCTCTGATAACACGCGGATCTTCAGCCTGCTTGGATCTGACAG AGTGGTGGTGCTGGAAAGCAGGCCGACAGACAACCCCACAGCAGCCAGCAACCTCTACATCCTGGCTGGACACGAGAACAGCTACTGA
- the LOC115153334 gene encoding mitogen-activated protein kinase kinase kinase kinase 3 isoform X3, giving the protein MSSCVDLSRRNPQEDFELIQRIGSGTYGDVYKARNVNTGELAAIKVIKLEPVIMNSPTGEDFEVVQQEIIMMKDCKHSNIVAYFGSYLRRDKLWISMEFCGGGSLQDIYHVTGPLSESQIAYMSRETLQGLYYLHNKGKMHRDIKGANILLTDNGYVKLADFGVSAQITATLAKRKSFIGTPYWMAPEVAAVERKGGYNQLCDIWAVGITAIELAELQPPMFDLHPMRALFLMTKSNFQPPKLKDKVKWGNNFHHFVKLSLTKNPKKRPTAEKLLQHPFVSQPLSRTLAIELLDKSNNPDHTTYNDFDDDDPEPESPVSVPHRIRSTSRSTREGKTLSEINFGQVKFDPPLRKETEPHHEPPDSEPFLDCAEELYYTARSNLDLQLEYGQESPSLMGGNKSLLKSVEEELKQRGHMTHLETDDDDGGDDGDETQHKHSTIMRPKVPPPLPPKPKSICLPQESPSQGEDDGGGTIKRCPIPESPARTSSSNVPPRPPPPRLPPHRRSSLGNGLNSHQNGEKDSATERQSTMPPSVPIRKDKKDITKPISNGLPPTPKVHMGACFSKVFNGCPLKIHCATSWINPDTRDQYLIFGAEEGIYTLNLNELHETSMEQLFPRRCTWLYVMNNCLLSISGKASQLYSHNLAGLFEHARQMQKLPMAIPTHKLPDKMIPRKFAISNKIPDTKGCQKCCVVRNPYTGHKYLCGAFQSSVVLLEWVEPMQKFMLIKNIDFPLPCPLEVFEMLVVPDQQYPLICVAVSKGMELSQVVRFGTVNPNSTSSWFTEADTPQTCVIHVTQLERDTILVCLDRCIKIVNLQGRLKSSRKLSAELTFNFQIEAIVCLQDSVLAFWRHGMQGRSFKTNEITQEISDNTRIFSLLGSDRVVVLESRPTDNPTAASNLYILAGHENSY; this is encoded by the exons TGATTATGAACTCTCCCACTG GTGAGGACTTTGAGGTGGTGCAACAGGAGATCATCATGATGAAAGACTGCAAACACTCCAACATTGTGGCCTACTTCGGCAGCTATCTCAG GAGGGATAAATTATGGATCAGCATGGAGTTCTGTGGAGGAGGATCTCTGCAGGATATTTATCATG TGACTGGGCCTCTGTCTGAGTCTCAGATTGCGTATATGTCACGGGAAACCCTTCAG GGTTTGTACTATCTCCACAACAAAGGCAAAATGCACAGAGACATTAAG GGAGCAAATATTCTATTGACCGACAACGGCTATGTGAAACTAG CTGACTTTGGTGTATCAGCACAGATCACTGCCACGCTGGCTAAGAGGAAGTCCTTCATTGGAACACCATACTG GATGGCTCCAGAGGTGGCAGCCGTGGAGAGGAAGGGGGGCTACAACCAGCTGTGTGATATATGGGCCGTGGGCATCACAGCTATCGAGCTTGCCGAGCTGCAGCCTCCGATGTTCGACCTGCACCCTATGAG GGCCCTTTTCTTGATGACAAAGAGTAATTTCCAGCCACCCAAATTGAAAGACAAAGTGAAATG GGGAAATAATTTCCATCATTTTGTCAAATTGTCCCTGACGAAAAATCCCAAGAAGAGGCCAACAGCAGAGAAACTATTACAG CACCCGTTTGTGTCACAGCCTCTCAGTCGAACCCTGGCCATCGAACTGCTGGACAAATCCAACAACCCAGACCACACCACATACAACGACTTTGACGATGACGACCCAGAACCAGAG TCTCCAGTGTCTGTTCCCCATCGGATTCGCTCCACCAGCAGGAGCACCAGGGAAGGGAAGACGCTGTCTGAGATCAACT TTGGCCAGGTGAAGTTTGACCCTCCGCTGAGGAAGGAGACAGAGCCCCATCATGAGCCG CCTGACTCTGAGCCGTTTTTGGACTGTGCAGAAGAGCTGTACTACACTGCGAGATCTAATCTG GACCTTCAACTGGAGTATGGACAGGAATCTCCAAGCCTAATGGGAGGAAACAA GAGTCTTCTCAAATCAGTGGAGGAGGAGCTTAAGCAGAG GGGTCACATGACACATTTAGAGaccgatgatgatgatggtggtgatgatggtgatgaaacTCAACA CAAACACAGTACCATCATGAGGCCCAAAGTCCCACCCCCACTGCCCCCCAAG CCCAAGTCCATCTGTCTGCCCCAGGAGAGCCCGTCCCAGGGAGAGGATGATGGAGGGGGGACCATCAAGCGCTGCCCCATACCCGAGAGCCCTGCCCGAACCTCCTCCTCAAACGTACCCCCACGCCCTCCACCCCCACGCCTGCCCCCCCACAGACGCAGTAGCCTAG GTAATGGGTTGAACTCTCACCAGAATGGAGAGAAGGACAGCGCTACAGAGAGGCAGTCCACCATGCCCCCTAGTGTCCCCATACGGAAAGACAAGAAGGACATTACG AAGCCTATCAGTAATGGCCTCCCACCCACACCCAAGGTCCAT ATGGGGGCCTGTTTCTCCAAGGTGTTCAACGGCTGCCCGTTGAAAATCCACTGTGCCACGTCCTGGATCAACCCAGACACCAGAG ACCAATATCTGATATTTGGTGCCGAGGAGGGAATCTACACTTTAAACCTGAACGAACTACACGAGACGTCCATGGAGCAG CTCTTTCCCCGCCGGTGCACTTGGCTTTATGTTATGAACAACTGCCTGCTCTCTATATCTG GAAAAGCCTCCCAGCTCTACTCTCATAACTTAGCTGGTCTATTTGAGCATGCCCGGCAAATGCAGAAGTTACCCATGGCCATTCCCACACACAAACTCCCAGACAAAATGATTCCAAG GAAGTTTGCCATATCCAATAAGATTCCAGACACAAAAGGGTGCCAAAAGTGCTGCGTGG TGAGGAATCCCTACACGGGTCACAAGTACCTGTGTGGAGCGTTCCAGTCCAGTGTGGTTCTGCTGGAGTGGGTGGAGCCCATGCAGAAGTTTATGCTCATCAAG AACATCGACTTCCCCCTGCCCTGTCCTCTGGAGGTGTTTGAGATGCTGGTGGTGCCGGATCAGCAGTACCCGCTCATCTGTGTGGCCGTCAGCAAGGGCATGGAGCTCAGCCAAGTGGTCCGCTTCGGCACGGTCAACCCCAACTCAACCTCCTCCTGGTTCACAGAGGCCG ATACGCCCCAGACTTGTGTCATCCACGTCACCCAGTTGGAGAGGGACACCATCTTAGTTTGTCTGGACA GGTGTATAAAGATAGTGAACCTACAAGGAAGGTTGAAGTCAAGCAGGAAGTTGTCTGCTGAGCTGACGTTTAACTTCCAGATCGAGGCAATAG TGTGTCTCCAAGATAGTGTTCTGGCATTTTGGAGGCATGGCATGCAAGGGCGGAGTTTCAAGACCAATGAG ATCACCCAGGAGATCTCTGATAACACGCGGATCTTCAGCCTGCTTGGATCTGACAG AGTGGTGGTGCTGGAAAGCAGGCCGACAGACAACCCCACAGCAGCCAGCAACCTCTACATCCTGGCTGGACACGAGAACAGCTACTGA
- the LOC115153334 gene encoding mitogen-activated protein kinase kinase kinase kinase 3 isoform X2 encodes MSSCVDLSRRNPQEDFELIQRIGSGTYGDVYKARNVNTGELAAIKVIKLEPVIMNSPTGEDFEVVQQEIIMMKDCKHSNIVAYFGSYLRRDKLWISMEFCGGGSLQDIYHVTGPLSESQIAYMSRETLQGLYYLHNKGKMHRDIKGANILLTDNGYVKLADFGVSAQITATLAKRKSFIGTPYWMAPEVAAVERKGGYNQLCDIWAVGITAIELAELQPPMFDLHPMRALFLMTKSNFQPPKLKDKVKWGNNFHHFVKLSLTKNPKKRPTAEKLLQHPFVSQPLSRTLAIELLDKSNNPDHTTYNDFDDDDPEPESPVSVPHRIRSTSRSTREGKTLSEINFGQVKFDPPLRKETEPHHEPPDSEPFLDCAEELYYTARSNLDLQLEYGQESPSLMGGNKSLLKSVEEELKQRGHMTHLETDDDDGGDDGDETQHKHSTIMRPKVPPPLPPKPKSICLPQESPSQGEDDGGGTIKRCPIPESPARTSSSNVPPRPPPPRLPPHRRSSLGNESTQSQAGSEPEGNDDGSFRHFWEWLHAPHTEEELEEVLDVLEEVDESNGLNSHQNGEKDSATERQSTMPPSVPIRKDKKDITKPISNGLPPTPKVHMGACFSKVFNGCPLKIHCATSWINPDTRDQYLIFGAEEGIYTLNLNELHETSMEQLFPRRCTWLYVMNNCLLSISGKASQLYSHNLAGLFEHARQMQKLPMAIPTHKLPDKMIPRKFAISNKIPDTKGCQKCCVVRNPYTGHKYLCGAFQSSVVLLEWVEPMQKFMLIKNIDFPLPCPLEVFEMLVVPDQQYPLICVAVSKGMELSQVVRFGTVNPNSTSSWFTEADTPQTCVIHVTQLERDTILVCLDRCIKIVNLQGRLKSSRKLSAELTFNFQIEAIVCLQDSVLAFWRHGMQGRSFKTNEITQEISDNTRIFSLLGSDRVVVLESRPTDNPTAASNLYILAGHENSY; translated from the exons TGATTATGAACTCTCCCACTG GTGAGGACTTTGAGGTGGTGCAACAGGAGATCATCATGATGAAAGACTGCAAACACTCCAACATTGTGGCCTACTTCGGCAGCTATCTCAG GAGGGATAAATTATGGATCAGCATGGAGTTCTGTGGAGGAGGATCTCTGCAGGATATTTATCATG TGACTGGGCCTCTGTCTGAGTCTCAGATTGCGTATATGTCACGGGAAACCCTTCAG GGTTTGTACTATCTCCACAACAAAGGCAAAATGCACAGAGACATTAAG GGAGCAAATATTCTATTGACCGACAACGGCTATGTGAAACTAG CTGACTTTGGTGTATCAGCACAGATCACTGCCACGCTGGCTAAGAGGAAGTCCTTCATTGGAACACCATACTG GATGGCTCCAGAGGTGGCAGCCGTGGAGAGGAAGGGGGGCTACAACCAGCTGTGTGATATATGGGCCGTGGGCATCACAGCTATCGAGCTTGCCGAGCTGCAGCCTCCGATGTTCGACCTGCACCCTATGAG GGCCCTTTTCTTGATGACAAAGAGTAATTTCCAGCCACCCAAATTGAAAGACAAAGTGAAATG GGGAAATAATTTCCATCATTTTGTCAAATTGTCCCTGACGAAAAATCCCAAGAAGAGGCCAACAGCAGAGAAACTATTACAG CACCCGTTTGTGTCACAGCCTCTCAGTCGAACCCTGGCCATCGAACTGCTGGACAAATCCAACAACCCAGACCACACCACATACAACGACTTTGACGATGACGACCCAGAACCAGAG TCTCCAGTGTCTGTTCCCCATCGGATTCGCTCCACCAGCAGGAGCACCAGGGAAGGGAAGACGCTGTCTGAGATCAACT TTGGCCAGGTGAAGTTTGACCCTCCGCTGAGGAAGGAGACAGAGCCCCATCATGAGCCG CCTGACTCTGAGCCGTTTTTGGACTGTGCAGAAGAGCTGTACTACACTGCGAGATCTAATCTG GACCTTCAACTGGAGTATGGACAGGAATCTCCAAGCCTAATGGGAGGAAACAA GAGTCTTCTCAAATCAGTGGAGGAGGAGCTTAAGCAGAG GGGTCACATGACACATTTAGAGaccgatgatgatgatggtggtgatgatggtgatgaaacTCAACA CAAACACAGTACCATCATGAGGCCCAAAGTCCCACCCCCACTGCCCCCCAAG CCCAAGTCCATCTGTCTGCCCCAGGAGAGCCCGTCCCAGGGAGAGGATGATGGAGGGGGGACCATCAAGCGCTGCCCCATACCCGAGAGCCCTGCCCGAACCTCCTCCTCAAACGTACCCCCACGCCCTCCACCCCCACGCCTGCCCCCCCACAGACGCAGTAGCCTAGGTAACGAGAGCACACAGAGCCAGGCTGGCTCAGAGCCCGAGGGGAATGATGATGGGAGCTTTAGGCATTTCTGGGAGTGGCTTCACGCCCCGCACACAGAAGAGGAGTTGGAAGAGGTGTTGGATGTGTTGGAGGAGGTGGATGAGA GTAATGGGTTGAACTCTCACCAGAATGGAGAGAAGGACAGCGCTACAGAGAGGCAGTCCACCATGCCCCCTAGTGTCCCCATACGGAAAGACAAGAAGGACATTACG AAGCCTATCAGTAATGGCCTCCCACCCACACCCAAGGTCCAT ATGGGGGCCTGTTTCTCCAAGGTGTTCAACGGCTGCCCGTTGAAAATCCACTGTGCCACGTCCTGGATCAACCCAGACACCAGAG ACCAATATCTGATATTTGGTGCCGAGGAGGGAATCTACACTTTAAACCTGAACGAACTACACGAGACGTCCATGGAGCAG CTCTTTCCCCGCCGGTGCACTTGGCTTTATGTTATGAACAACTGCCTGCTCTCTATATCTG GAAAAGCCTCCCAGCTCTACTCTCATAACTTAGCTGGTCTATTTGAGCATGCCCGGCAAATGCAGAAGTTACCCATGGCCATTCCCACACACAAACTCCCAGACAAAATGATTCCAAG GAAGTTTGCCATATCCAATAAGATTCCAGACACAAAAGGGTGCCAAAAGTGCTGCGTGG TGAGGAATCCCTACACGGGTCACAAGTACCTGTGTGGAGCGTTCCAGTCCAGTGTGGTTCTGCTGGAGTGGGTGGAGCCCATGCAGAAGTTTATGCTCATCAAG AACATCGACTTCCCCCTGCCCTGTCCTCTGGAGGTGTTTGAGATGCTGGTGGTGCCGGATCAGCAGTACCCGCTCATCTGTGTGGCCGTCAGCAAGGGCATGGAGCTCAGCCAAGTGGTCCGCTTCGGCACGGTCAACCCCAACTCAACCTCCTCCTGGTTCACAGAGGCCG ATACGCCCCAGACTTGTGTCATCCACGTCACCCAGTTGGAGAGGGACACCATCTTAGTTTGTCTGGACA GGTGTATAAAGATAGTGAACCTACAAGGAAGGTTGAAGTCAAGCAGGAAGTTGTCTGCTGAGCTGACGTTTAACTTCCAGATCGAGGCAATAG TGTGTCTCCAAGATAGTGTTCTGGCATTTTGGAGGCATGGCATGCAAGGGCGGAGTTTCAAGACCAATGAG ATCACCCAGGAGATCTCTGATAACACGCGGATCTTCAGCCTGCTTGGATCTGACAG AGTGGTGGTGCTGGAAAGCAGGCCGACAGACAACCCCACAGCAGCCAGCAACCTCTACATCCTGGCTGGACACGAGAACAGCTACTGA